A genome region from Nitrospirota bacterium includes the following:
- a CDS encoding outer membrane protein assembly factor BamD — translation MKQLLFSTLLFVSMVSLLLVSCSGKKPVRQDVFDPKAVLQQASKFIEMDEYEEARKLLFEVKNRDLSKKYAPLAQLKIAESFVTEGQPERAVEEYRRFLQLYPAHPQAPYAQYQIALVYFKQIESPAKGAGGARKALEEFQKLLRLYPRNPYREAVELKIRKCRNLIAEYEFLVGEFYYKKGAYNAATGRFLGLLKEFPDYKKTPEVLYLTGISYKKLNRTDESLRYLKELQKRFPDSEFSKKAEKVIAEIKP, via the coding sequence ATGAAACAACTATTGTTTTCCACGCTTTTATTTGTATCAATGGTCTCCCTGCTGCTGGTCTCCTGTTCCGGAAAAAAGCCGGTCAGACAGGATGTGTTTGACCCCAAGGCCGTGCTTCAGCAGGCCAGCAAGTTTATTGAGATGGACGAATATGAAGAGGCAAGAAAGCTCCTCTTTGAAGTAAAAAACCGGGACCTCTCAAAAAAATATGCCCCCCTGGCACAGTTGAAGATTGCAGAATCTTTTGTAACGGAAGGACAACCCGAACGTGCGGTTGAGGAGTACAGGAGATTCCTGCAGCTTTATCCCGCCCATCCCCAGGCACCTTATGCCCAGTATCAGATCGCCCTTGTATATTTTAAGCAGATTGAAAGCCCTGCAAAAGGTGCCGGAGGTGCAAGGAAGGCCCTGGAGGAGTTTCAGAAACTGCTCAGGCTTTATCCAAGGAATCCCTACAGGGAGGCAGTAGAGCTCAAGATAAGGAAATGCCGGAATCTCATAGCTGAATATGAGTTCCTTGTCGGCGAGTTTTATTACAAAAAGGGGGCCTATAATGCCGCCACAGGAAGGTTTCTCGGCCTCTTAAAAGAGTTTCCCGATTACAAAAAAACGCCGGAAGTCCTTTATCTTACAGGCATCTCATACAAAAAGCTGAACAGGACAGACGAATCACTGCGATATCTTAAGGAGCTGCAAAAACGATTTCCTGACAGTGAATTCTCTAAAAAAGCAGAAAAGGTTATAGCTGAAATCAAACCGTGA
- a CDS encoding bifunctional precorrin-2 dehydrogenase/sirohydrochlorin ferrochelatase, translating to MRYYPVFLNLEGKRCIVIGGGEVAERKVLTLLEAGASVTVISPELTERLAGLKRAGQIEHIQRRYQEGDLTGAFIVIAATSAMDVNRKVSGDAGNIPVNVVDVPDLCTFIVPSVVKRGELTIAVSTSGASPALSRSIREELEDLYTKEAGDLLQHIAGIRKTLMESDIPPEKRAVILKRLGSREVLQILREEGPEGALRHIQDILDHSG from the coding sequence GTGAGATACTATCCTGTATTCTTAAATCTTGAAGGCAAAAGGTGCATTGTAATCGGTGGCGGTGAGGTAGCGGAAAGAAAGGTGCTTACACTTCTTGAGGCCGGTGCCTCAGTGACTGTTATCAGTCCGGAGCTTACTGAAAGGCTTGCCGGGCTAAAGCGTGCGGGACAGATAGAACATATACAGCGGAGATATCAGGAGGGCGACCTGACAGGGGCATTTATTGTTATAGCCGCCACATCTGCTATGGATGTAAACCGTAAGGTCTCCGGGGATGCAGGCAATATTCCGGTAAATGTAGTGGACGTGCCGGATCTATGCACTTTTATTGTACCTTCCGTTGTAAAAAGAGGAGAGCTTACCATAGCAGTTTCAACATCCGGGGCAAGCCCTGCCCTTTCAAGGAGCATCAGGGAGGAACTCGAAGACCTCTACACAAAAGAAGCAGGGGACCTTCTTCAACACATTGCAGGAATAAGGAAGACCTTAATGGAGTCAGACATTCCGCCTGAGAAAAGGGCTGTGATTCTCAAAAGGCTCGGCAGCAGGGAAGTCCTGCAGATCCTCAGAGAAGAAGGCCCCGAGGGGGCCTTAAGGCATATTCAGGATATACTCGATCACTCAGGCTGA
- the fbp gene encoding fructose-1,6-bisphosphate aldolase/phosphatase, with amino-acid sequence MSDKITLSVIKADVGGYVGHSSIHQNLIDIARERLAKAKERGDLTDFHVTRVGDDLELIMTHTRGVDNEEVHQLAWDTFVAATEEAKRLKLYGAGQDLLGDAFSGTVRGMGPGVAEMEFVERKSEPVIIFMADKTSPGAWNLPLYKIFADPFNTAGLVIDPTMHEGFSFEVVDVYGHRSITLSCPEEIYDLLMFIGAMRRYLIRRVYRKDGEVCASASTQKLSLIAGRYVGKDDPVLIVRCQSGMPAVGEALEPFSFPHLVEGWMRGSHHGPLMPVPFYEANPSRFDGPPRVIAAGFQISNGHLVGPRDLFDDPAFDRARKRCNEVGDYMRAHGPFEPHRLGLDDLEYTTMPQLMKKLEERFQPE; translated from the coding sequence ATGTCTGACAAGATTACCCTCAGTGTTATCAAGGCTGATGTAGGGGGCTATGTTGGTCATTCAAGTATCCACCAGAACCTTATTGATATTGCCAGGGAGCGGCTCGCCAAGGCAAAGGAGCGGGGAGACCTTACAGACTTTCATGTTACGCGGGTTGGTGACGACCTTGAGCTCATTATGACGCACACCCGGGGCGTTGATAATGAGGAGGTCCACCAGCTTGCCTGGGACACATTTGTTGCTGCAACTGAAGAGGCAAAGAGGCTCAAGCTTTACGGGGCTGGTCAGGACCTGCTCGGTGATGCCTTTTCAGGAACTGTGAGAGGGATGGGCCCCGGAGTGGCGGAGATGGAGTTTGTTGAGAGGAAATCCGAGCCTGTTATAATCTTTATGGCTGACAAGACATCCCCGGGGGCCTGGAACCTGCCCCTGTACAAGATATTTGCCGATCCTTTCAACACTGCCGGGCTGGTGATCGACCCAACCATGCATGAGGGGTTCAGCTTTGAGGTTGTCGATGTTTACGGACACAGGAGTATTACCCTTTCATGTCCGGAGGAGATATATGACCTGCTGATGTTTATAGGTGCGATGAGGAGGTACCTTATAAGGCGGGTCTACAGAAAGGACGGAGAGGTATGTGCCTCTGCTTCCACACAGAAACTGAGCCTGATTGCAGGCAGATATGTTGGAAAGGATGACCCTGTCCTGATTGTCAGGTGCCAGTCGGGTATGCCTGCCGTGGGTGAGGCACTTGAGCCCTTCAGCTTCCCCCATTTAGTAGAGGGCTGGATGCGTGGTTCTCATCATGGACCGCTGATGCCGGTGCCTTTTTATGAGGCCAACCCGTCAAGGTTTGACGGTCCGCCAAGGGTGATAGCCGCGGGGTTCCAGATCAGCAACGGCCATCTCGTGGGACCGAGGGACCTCTTTGACGACCCTGCATTTGACAGGGCAAGAAAGCGCTGCAATGAAGTTGGAGACTACATGAGGGCTCATGGACCCTTTGAACCTCACAGACTGGGGCTTGATGACCTGGAGTACACAACCATGCCGCAGTTAATGAAGAAGCTTGAGGAGAGATTTCAGCCTGAGTGA
- a CDS encoding MTH1187 family thiamine-binding protein, protein MLAEFSIIPLGVGSSIGDYLADVLRIVDESGLPYKVNPMGTCVEGEWTEIMGLIKKCHTAVMKKADRTIINISIDDRKGKPNRLELKVKSVEKRLGKKLKK, encoded by the coding sequence ATGCTGGCAGAATTCAGTATAATCCCGTTAGGTGTTGGCAGCAGCATAGGGGATTATCTCGCCGACGTACTGAGGATTGTTGACGAGAGCGGCCTGCCTTACAAGGTCAATCCCATGGGAACCTGTGTGGAGGGGGAGTGGACGGAGATAATGGGACTCATCAAAAAATGTCACACTGCAGTGATGAAGAAGGCAGACAGGACCATAATAAACATCTCGATCGATGACCGGAAGGGAAAGCCGAACAGATTGGAACTCAAGGTAAAGTCTGTAGAGAAAAGGCTCGGCAAAAAACTTAAAAAGTAG